GCAATGAAACTTCGTCCTCTGCACGACCGCGTGATCGTCAAGCGCCTGGAAAACGAGACCAAGACCGCCTCGGGCATCGTGATCCCGGACAACGCCGCCGAGAAGCCCGACCAGGGTGAGGTGCTGGCTGTCGGCCCCGGCCGCAAGAACGACAAGGGTGAGCTGTCGCCCGTGGGCGTGAAGGTCGGCGACCGCGTGCTGTTCGGCAAGTACAGCGGCCAGACCGTCAAGGTCGAAGGCGACGAGCTGCTCGTCATGAAGGAAGAAGACCTGTTCGCGGTCGTCGAGTCGTCCAAGTGATCTTGTGGGGACAGACCAGCTCCGCTGCTCTGCCCCCAACTGACTAGGTAAGTCATCCCCCTTTTTTCGGAGTCAATCAAATGGCAGCAAAAGACGTAGTGTTCGGCGGCGAAGCCCGCGCGCGCATGGTCGAAGGCGTGAACATCCTGGCCAACGCGGTCAAGGTGACCCTGGGCCCGAAGGGCCGCAACGTGGTGCTCGAGCGCTCCTTCGGCGCCCCCACCGTGACCAAGGACGGCGTGTCCGTGGCCAAGGAAATCGAGCTCAAGGACAAGCTCCAGAACATGGGCGCGCAGATGGTCAAGGAAGTCGCTTCCAAGACCAGCGACAACGCCGGTGACGGCACCACCACCGCCACCGTGCTGGCCCAGGCCATCATCCGCGAAGGCATGAAGTACGTGGCCGCCGGCATGAACCCGATGGACCTCAAGCGCGGCATCGACAAGGCCGTGCTGCAGCTGACCGAGCAGCTCAAGAAGGCGTCCAAGCCGACCACCACCTCCAAGGAAATCGCCCAGGTCGGCTCGATCTCGGCCAACAGCGACGAGTCGATCGGCAAGATCATCGCCGACGCGATGGACAAGGTCGGCAAGGAAGGCGTCATCACGGTCGAGGACGGCAAGAGCCTGGACAACGAGCTGGACGTGGTCGAAGGCATGCAGTTCGACCGTGGCTACCTGTCGCCCTACTTCATCAACAACCCCGAAAAGCAGAGCGCGCTGCTCGATAACCCGTTCGTCCTGCTGTACGACAAGAAGGTCAGCAACATCCGCGACCTGCTGCCCACGCTGGAGCAGGTGGCCAAGGCCTCGCGCCCGCTGCTGATCGTGGCCGAGGAAGTCGAAGGCGAGGCGCTGGCCACCCTGGTGGTCAACACCATCCGCGGCATCCTGAAGGTCGTGGCCGTCAAGGCGCCGGGCTTCGGTGACCGCCGCAAGGCCATGCTGGAAGACATCGCCATCCTGACCGGCGGCAAGGTGATCTCCGAAGAGACCGGCATGACCCTGGAGAAGGTCACGCTGGCCGACCTGGGCCAGGCCAAGCGCATCGAAGTGGGCAAGGAAAACACCACCATCATCGACGGCGCCGGCGCCGCTGCCGACATCGAAGCGCGCGTCAAGCAGATCCGCGTGCAGATCGAGGAAGCCACCAGCGACTACGACCGCGAGAAGCTGCAGGAGCGCGTGGCCAAGCTGGCCGGCGGCGTGGCGGTGATCAAGGTCGGTGCCGCTACCGAAGTCGAGATGAAGGAGAAGAAGGCCCGCGTGGAAGACGCGCTGCACG
The sequence above is a segment of the Ramlibacter tataouinensis genome. Coding sequences within it:
- a CDS encoding co-chaperone GroES, with translation MKLRPLHDRVIVKRLENETKTASGIVIPDNAAEKPDQGEVLAVGPGRKNDKGELSPVGVKVGDRVLFGKYSGQTVKVEGDELLVMKEEDLFAVVESSK
- the groL gene encoding chaperonin GroEL (60 kDa chaperone family; promotes refolding of misfolded polypeptides especially under stressful conditions; forms two stacked rings of heptamers to form a barrel-shaped 14mer; ends can be capped by GroES; misfolded proteins enter the barrel where they are refolded when GroES binds), producing MAAKDVVFGGEARARMVEGVNILANAVKVTLGPKGRNVVLERSFGAPTVTKDGVSVAKEIELKDKLQNMGAQMVKEVASKTSDNAGDGTTTATVLAQAIIREGMKYVAAGMNPMDLKRGIDKAVLQLTEQLKKASKPTTTSKEIAQVGSISANSDESIGKIIADAMDKVGKEGVITVEDGKSLDNELDVVEGMQFDRGYLSPYFINNPEKQSALLDNPFVLLYDKKVSNIRDLLPTLEQVAKASRPLLIVAEEVEGEALATLVVNTIRGILKVVAVKAPGFGDRRKAMLEDIAILTGGKVISEETGMTLEKVTLADLGQAKRIEVGKENTTIIDGAGAAADIEARVKQIRVQIEEATSDYDREKLQERVAKLAGGVAVIKVGAATEVEMKEKKARVEDALHATRAAVEEGIVAGGGVALLRARQAIGEIKGDNHDQDAGIKLVLKAVEAPLREIVANAGDEPSVVVNAVLAGKGNYGFNAQNGQYGDMIEMGILDPTKVTRTALQNAASVASLMLTTEAMVAEAPKDEAPAMPGGGMGGMGGMGGMDM